In Xiphias gladius isolate SHS-SW01 ecotype Sanya breed wild chromosome 16, ASM1685928v1, whole genome shotgun sequence, a genomic segment contains:
- the chpfa gene encoding chondroitin sulfate synthase 2 encodes MRFSAFISVLRSVGPVVIGISLGFTLSLLSVNWTEEACYLDGKEGEDVTLGQDGLLKGARKPNSISTLNDVESEEDFEPRIVPYKQVQQSAPKKVFRAKYISTELGMRERLFVGVLTSKNTINTMGVAVNRTISHHLDSVIFFTGMRNRKVPHGMFVVSHGDERLIWNMFQTIRYILDHYINEYDWFYFVQDDTYTEADRIKALVDHLSMDRELYMGSPEEFIGGEMEGKYCYGGFGYLLSRTLLLRLQPFLENCRNDILSARPDEWLGRCIIDYTNTNCVSEYEGLQYQHYELGKNSDPSKEQSEHFKKALTVHPVSDPEQMYRLHRYFTEIELQKTYDEIAKLQAEIKNVSVVAFEGNRSAQWPVGINPPFEPKSRFEVLKWEYFTEEEIYSCIDGSPKCELRGIDRMDVADVIDMAVGELNKKYKPVLHLKKQQLINGYRRFDPIRGMEYTLDLQLEVVNQKGHSRSITKRVHLVRPLSQMEIIPMPYVTEATRVHIIIPLTLTDRSYINHFLEVFASNAFETSENAILTFLFIYDPVEAQQVNQNDIFASVKSQINAYERKYPTVKIPWISVKTETPSQIKFMDIISKKHPVDTLFFLASVNTNINSEFLNRCRMNSINNWQVFFPIHFQDYNPDVAYHNQPHPATVDLVKDAGHFDRRSFEESCFYNSDYMATRTRMVADVQENEEILETMDIYDMFVKYSGLHVFRAVEPALHQQYRYQACNPRLSEDIYHRCVQSNLDGLGSRSQLAMLLFEQEQGNST; translated from the exons ATGAGATTTTCTGCGTTTATTTCTGTCCTGCGGTCGGTCGGCCCGGTGGTAATCGGTATTTCTTTGGGGTTCACGTTGAGTTTACTGAGTGTGAACTGGACGGAAGAAGCGTGTTATCTAGACGGTAAGGAGGGTGAGGATGTGACTTTGGGTCAGGATGGACTGCTCAAAGGAGCCCGAAAGCCCAACTCCATTTCGACCCTCAACGATGTGGAGTCCGAGGAGGATTTTGAACCAAGAATAGTCCCATACAAACAAGTCCAACAGAGTGCCCCGAAGAAAGTTTTCAG GGCTAAATACATAAGCACAGAGTTGGGGATGCGAGAGCGTCTGTTTGTTGGGGTCCTGACATCCAAAAACACCATTAACACCATGGGCGTAGCTGTCAATCGCACCATTAGCCATCACCTGGACTCCGTAATCTTCTTCACTGGCATGCGCAACCGCAAAGTCCCTCACGGCATGTTTGTCGTCTCTCATGGAGATGAGAGACTGATATGGAACATGTTTCAGACCATCAGATACATTTTAGACCATTACATCAATGAATACGACTGGTTCTACTTTGTCCAAGATGACACCTACACAGAAGCTGATAGGATCAAAGCCCTGGTGGATCACCTGAGTATGGATCGAGAGCTTTACATGGGCAGTCCTGAGGAGTTCATAGGTGGGGAGATGGAAGGGAAGTACTGCTACGGAGGGTTCGGGTACCTCCTGTCACGTACCTTGCTCCTGCGACTCCAGCCTTTCTTGGAAAACTGCAGGAATGACATCCTGAGTGCCAGGCCTGATGAGTGGCTTGGGAGATGCATCATTGATTACACCAACACAAACTGTGTCAGTGAATATGAG GGACTTCAGTACCAGCATTATGAGTTGGGAAAAAACTCTGATCCAAGTAAGGAGCAGAGTGAACATTTCAAGAAAGCTCTGACGGTCCATCCAGTGTCTGACCCTGAACAGATGTACCGGCTGCACAGATACTTCACTGAGATTGAACTCCAGAAGACTTACGATGAGATTGCTAAACTGCAG GCTGAAATTAAGAATGTGAGTGTGGTTGCTTTTGAAGGCAACCGAAGTGCCCAGTGGCCAGTGGGGATCAATCCACCTTTTGAGCCCAAATCTCGGTTTGAAGTTTTGAAGTGGGAATACTTTACAGAGGAAGAGATATATTCATGCATTGATGGCTCTCCCAAGTGTGAGCTGCGTGGGATTGACCGCATGGATGTGGCTGATGTCATTGACATGGCAGTAGGAGAGCTGAACAAAAAGTACAAGCCCGTCTTACACctgaagaagcagcagctgatTAACGGCTACAGGCGCTTCGACCCCATAAGGGGCATGGAGTACACCTTGGACCTTCAGCTGGAGGTGGTTAACCAGAAAGGTCACAGCCGTTCCATCACTAAGAGGGTTCATCTGGTGCGACCTTTGAGCCAAATGGAGATAATTCCCATGCCCTATGTCACCGAAGCTACAAGGGTTCACATCATTATACCTCTTACTCTGACGGATCGGAGTTACATCAACCATTTCCTTGAAGTCTTTGCCTCAAATGCCTTTGAGACGAGTGAAAATGCTATCTTAACattcttgtttatttatgaCCCAGTGGAGGCACAGCAGGTTAACCAGAATGATATATTTGCCAGTGTGAAGAGTCAGATTAATGCATATGAACGCAAATACCCCACAGTGAAAATCCCATGGATAAGTGTCAAGACGGAAACACCATCCCAGATCAAGTTCATGGACATCATCTCCAAGAAGCACCCAGTTGACACGCTGTTCTTTTTGGCTAGTGTCAACACAAATATCAATTCAGAATTTCTCAACCGCTGTCGCATGAATTCCATAAACAACTGGCAGGTGTTCTTCCCCATCCATTTTCAGGATTACAACCCTGATGTGGCCTATCACAACCAGCCACATCCAGCCACAGTCGATCTGGTCAAGGATGCCGGCCATTTTGACCGCAGGTCATTTGAAGAATCATGTTTTTACAACTCAGACTACATGGCAACGCGCACACGAATGGTGGCGGACGTCCAAGAGAATGAGGAGATTCTAGAGACAATGGACATCTACGATATGTTCGTAAAGTATTCGGGTCTGCATGTATTCAGGGCAGTAGAGCCAGCATTGCACCAGCAGTACCGCTACCAAGCCTGCAACCCACGACTCAGTGAGGACATCTACCATAGATGTGTTCAGAGTAACTTGGATGGTCTTGGTTCTCGGTCCCAGCTCGCCATGCTGCTGTTTGAGCAAGAACAAGGAAACAGCACTTGA